From a region of the Bradyrhizobium diazoefficiens genome:
- a CDS encoding TfoX/Sxy family protein, with amino-acid sequence MDREFLTDLFADFGPVTIRKMFSGYGISADSVNFALALRAGLFFRADEMTIPDFEAEGSKPFQYQTRAKTVIVNSYWELPARLFDDSEEFAQWARAALAAAQRAKVKTRPKGKKAAVKKPGSKKAVKRAKAVPKASKKSPVRKPTKRGA; translated from the coding sequence ATGGACCGCGAATTCCTGACCGACCTGTTCGCCGATTTCGGCCCCGTTACCATCCGCAAGATGTTCTCCGGCTACGGCATCTCGGCCGATAGCGTCAATTTCGCGCTGGCCTTGCGTGCCGGCTTGTTCTTCCGCGCCGACGAGATGACCATCCCGGATTTCGAGGCTGAGGGCTCGAAGCCGTTCCAGTATCAGACTCGCGCCAAGACCGTCATTGTGAACTCCTATTGGGAGCTGCCGGCCCGTCTGTTCGACGATTCCGAGGAGTTCGCGCAATGGGCGAGGGCGGCACTCGCCGCCGCCCAGCGCGCCAAGGTGAAGACGCGGCCGAAGGGAAAGAAGGCGGCGGTGAAGAAGCCGGGGTCGAAGAAGGCCGTCAAGCGCGCGAAAGCGGTGCCGAAGGCGAGCAAGAAGAGTCCGGTGCGCAAGCCGACCAAGCGAGGGGCTTGA
- the fabA gene encoding bifunctional 3-hydroxydecanoyl-ACP dehydratase/trans-2-decenoyl-ACP isomerase, whose product MPNPHDVHTPQPFYTRDELLRSSEGGYFGPGNAQLPAPPMLMMDRITDISMDGGAFGKGHIIGELDIAPGHWFFDCHHRGDALMPPTLGLDAMWQMIGYWLGWSGSPGKGRAIGVGEVECTGTVTPDTRCVRYEVAMRMVRRGKLVLGIADGRVLADGICVVTAKDMRVGLTKAVD is encoded by the coding sequence TTGCCCAACCCCCATGATGTCCACACGCCCCAACCGTTCTACACCAGGGACGAGCTGCTGAGATCGAGCGAAGGCGGCTATTTCGGCCCCGGCAATGCGCAATTGCCGGCGCCGCCGATGCTGATGATGGATCGCATCACGGACATCAGCATGGACGGCGGCGCATTCGGCAAAGGCCATATCATCGGTGAGCTCGACATCGCGCCTGGCCATTGGTTCTTCGATTGCCACCATCGCGGCGACGCGCTGATGCCGCCGACGCTGGGGCTCGACGCCATGTGGCAGATGATCGGCTATTGGCTCGGCTGGTCGGGCTCGCCGGGCAAGGGCCGCGCCATCGGGGTCGGAGAAGTGGAGTGCACCGGCACTGTCACACCGGACACGCGATGCGTACGCTACGAGGTCGCGATGCGGATGGTCCGTCGCGGCAAGCTCGTGCTCGGGATTGCTGACGGGCGCGTGCTCGCCGACGGCATCTGCGTCGTCACGGCCAAGGATATGAGGGTTGGCTTGACCAAGGCGGTGGACTGA
- a CDS encoding GGDEF domain-containing protein, with protein MVKVLDEHERTMAFAEVALGQIRSLRQTAIPRNYEIWYVYASGYNAPLNKIINETLARSGKLTEADLEQIYETYLSHIKTTDRIDKVGARVIGEIDDVMKVLSDALGMTGSYDASLSGAAEKLSSAKSREQIKAIVETLLRSTSEMRETNKALEDRLTLSKNEISNLQQSLEAIRAESLTDPLTGLGNRKYFDRMIDMAVQSALASGEPLSLLLFDIDHFKSFNDSYGHLTGDQVLRLVGLSLKQTIKGQDITARYGGEEFAVVLPNTAQRQALTVADHIRRAVMAKELKKKSTGEILGRVTISVGVSMLKQGDDTDALIERADACLYAAKRNGRNRVICEADPEYAVETRSRVA; from the coding sequence GTGGTCAAGGTTCTCGACGAACACGAACGCACAATGGCGTTTGCCGAGGTGGCGCTCGGTCAGATCCGATCGCTGCGACAGACGGCAATTCCCCGCAACTACGAGATCTGGTACGTCTACGCCAGCGGCTACAATGCGCCGCTGAACAAGATCATCAACGAGACGCTGGCGCGCAGCGGCAAGCTGACAGAAGCCGATCTCGAGCAGATCTACGAAACCTATCTCTCCCACATCAAGACCACCGACCGCATCGACAAGGTCGGCGCGCGCGTCATCGGCGAGATCGACGACGTCATGAAGGTCTTGAGCGATGCGCTCGGCATGACCGGCTCCTACGATGCCAGCCTGTCGGGCGCGGCCGAGAAACTGTCGTCGGCCAAGAGCCGCGAACAGATCAAGGCGATCGTCGAAACGCTGCTGCGTTCGACCAGCGAGATGCGCGAGACCAACAAGGCGCTGGAAGATCGCCTGACATTGTCGAAGAACGAGATCAGCAACCTCCAGCAGAGCCTGGAGGCGATCCGCGCCGAGAGTCTCACCGATCCGCTCACCGGTCTCGGCAACCGCAAATATTTCGACCGCATGATCGACATGGCCGTGCAGAGCGCGCTCGCCTCGGGCGAGCCGCTGTCGCTGCTGCTGTTCGACATCGATCATTTCAAGTCGTTCAACGATTCCTACGGCCATCTTACCGGCGACCAGGTGCTGCGGCTCGTCGGACTTTCGCTGAAGCAGACCATCAAGGGCCAGGATATCACCGCGCGCTATGGCGGCGAGGAATTCGCGGTCGTGCTGCCCAACACCGCGCAGCGGCAGGCCCTCACGGTGGCCGACCACATCCGCCGCGCGGTGATGGCAAAGGAATTGAAGAAGAAGTCCACCGGCGAGATTCTCGGCCGCGTCACCATCTCCGTCGGCGTCTCCATGCTCAAGCAGGGCGACGACACCGACGCGCTGATCGAGCGTGCGGATGCCTGCCTTTACGCCGCCAAGCGCAACGGCCGCAACCGCGTGATCTGCGAAGCCGATCCGGAATACGCGGTCGAAACCCGTAGCCGGGTGGCGTGA